In Stenotrophomonas sp. ESTM1D_MKCIP4_1, a single genomic region encodes these proteins:
- a CDS encoding plasmid replication/partition related protein gives MDIVVKEELKAYIDPLTADEHDALERSILAEGCRDALVLWGDVLVDGHNRFGICQKHGLPFNTVQNTRFQSMEDVHLWMIEQHLGRRSVSDFQRGVLALRKRDILSARKQVEQAQLQRESDGTAAPADEAGEDSPPWEPAPKVSRADLAREAKLSTSQVGMIERIHAQAAAEVVEAVKAGVISISAAAAVADLPEEEQRAAAAGGKDELKQAAKRVREAKRKPRAPKPEPAEMDFEEPSEDEVASRDAEVLSALEQLGEDAPALRRRVVALTRENDTLRAQLAALRRQLETL, from the coding sequence ATGGACATCGTCGTCAAAGAAGAACTGAAGGCCTACATCGACCCGCTGACCGCGGACGAACATGACGCGCTGGAGCGCAGCATCCTGGCCGAAGGCTGCCGCGACGCGCTGGTGCTGTGGGGCGATGTGCTGGTGGATGGCCACAACCGCTTCGGCATCTGCCAGAAGCACGGCCTGCCGTTCAACACCGTGCAGAACACCCGCTTCCAGAGCATGGAAGACGTCCACCTGTGGATGATCGAGCAGCACCTGGGCCGCCGCAGCGTGTCCGATTTCCAGCGCGGCGTGCTGGCGCTGCGCAAGCGCGACATCCTGTCCGCGCGCAAGCAGGTCGAGCAGGCGCAGCTGCAGCGCGAGAGCGACGGCACCGCCGCACCGGCCGACGAGGCGGGCGAAGACAGCCCGCCGTGGGAACCGGCACCGAAGGTCAGCCGCGCCGACCTGGCCCGCGAAGCCAAGCTGAGCACCAGCCAGGTGGGCATGATCGAGCGCATCCACGCCCAGGCGGCCGCTGAGGTGGTGGAAGCGGTGAAGGCCGGCGTGATTTCCATCAGCGCGGCCGCGGCCGTGGCCGACCTGCCGGAAGAGGAACAGCGTGCTGCGGCCGCCGGTGGCAAGGACGAGCTGAAGCAGGCCGCCAAGCGCGTGCGCGAAGCCAAGCGCAAACCGCGCGCGCCGAAGCCTGAACCGGCCGAGATGGATTTCGAGGAGCCCAGCGAGGACGAGGTGGCCAGCCGCGATGCTGAAGTGCTGTCCGCACTGGAACAGCTGGGCGAGGACGCCCCGGCCCTGCGCC